A genomic segment from Necator americanus strain Aroian chromosome III, whole genome shotgun sequence encodes:
- a CDS encoding hypothetical protein (NECATOR_CHRIII.G9286.T1), with the protein MAVDAANLEGRGVKNEFTQQVLIANILPIPQTLAKIQKNCGGLKRLSTKKNHPRNLPVESTFAGPELTTVPAYELLGWEYYHETNMCYKKFRVAGGGNQDVKESEKNCTGYGGNLASIHSAAQNNFLQHMLPIAPCVIGLKFVENQCGVAHRYWSDSSVVNFENWEPGEPNNNMCEQFCTYLQSDGTWNNYRCDANSAFVCETDNIVYCPQRRT; encoded by the exons ATGGCAGTGGATGCTGCGAATTTGGAAGGAAGAggagtgaaaaatgaattcacGCAACAAGTTCTTATTGCGAATATA CTTCCAATTCCTCAAACATTAGCAAAGATTCAGAAGAACTGTGGTGGTCTAAAGCGACtatctacgaaaaaaaaccatccacGAAACTTGCCAGTAG AGTCAACATTCGCAGGCCCGGAATTGACGACAGTTCCTGCATATGAGCTTCTCGGTTGGGAGTACTACCACGAAACGAATATGTGCTATAAG AAGTTCCGGGTGGCCGGTGGCGGTAATCAAGATGTAAAGgaatcagagaaaaattgcACTGGTTACGGAGGGAATTTAGCGTCAATTCATTCTGCGgcacaaaacaattttttacagC ACATGCTCCCCATCGCTCCCTGTGTGATCGGattgaaatttgttgaaaatcaATGTGGCGTTGCTCATCGTTATTGGTCAGATTCTTCCGTTGTCAATTTCGAAAATTGGGAACCAGGAGAACCAAACAATAATATGTGTGAGCAGTTCTGTACATAT ctgcaaAGTGATGGAACGTGGAACAATTATAGATGTGATGCTAACAGTGCATTCGTCTGTGAAACTGATAATATTGTCTACTGCCCTCAACGCAGAACGTGA
- a CDS encoding hypothetical protein (NECATOR_CHRIII.G9287.T2), with amino-acid sequence MATLCILWFTALFGWNKLSAELACSFWRMEKNEKNMVGMQISSAAVTKDDCFRLCYKMSGCKYIEYENDSCDLFTDDNAVQHTFRKEAYVIGRGAEIDESCERDVVLDEPRLDGLSTATERDLLTSSSNLAESTFAGPELTTVPAYELLGWEYYHETNMCYKKFRVAGGGNQDVKESEKNCTGYGGNLASIHSAAQNNFLQQMLPITPCVIGLKFVENQCGVAHRYWSDSSVVNFENWEPGEPNNNMCEQFCTYLQSDGTWNNYRCDANSAFVCETDNIVYCPQRRT; translated from the exons ATGGCAACACTTTGCATTTTGTGGTTCACTGCACTGTTTGGCTGGAACAAG CTCTCTGCCGAACTAGCTTGTTCCTTTTGGAGAAtggagaaaaacgaaaaaaatatggttGGGATGCAAATCTCCAGTGCGGCTGTGACAAAGGATGACTGCTTCCGTTTATGTTATAAGATGTCCGGCTGCAAGTACATTGAATACGAGAAT GATTCTTGCGACCTCTTCACGGATGACAACGCTGTTCAACACACATTCAGAAAAGAAGCGTACGTTATTGGAAGAGGCGCAGAGATTGATGAGAGCTGTGAACGTGATGTAGTCCTTGACGAACCAAG GTTGGACGGACTTTCTACAGCCACCGAACGTGATTTGCTAACATCTTCGTCGAATTTGGCAG AGTCAACATTCGCAGGCCCGGAATTGACGACAGTTCCTGCATATGAGCTTCTCGGTTGGGAGTACTACCACGAAACGAATATGTGCTATAAG AAGTTCCGGGTGGCCGGTGGCGGTAATCAAGATGTAAAGgaatcagagaaaaattgcACTGGTTACGGAGGGAATTTAGCGTCAATTCATTCTGCGgcacaaaacaattttttacagC AGATGCTCCCCATCACCCCCTGTGTGATCGGattgaaatttgttgaaaatcaATGTGGCGTTGCTCATCGTTATTGGTCAGATTCTTCCGTTGTCAATTTCGAAAATTGGGAACCAGGAGAACCAAACAATAATATGTGTGAGCAGTTCTGTACATAT ctgcaaAGTGATGGAACGTGGAACAATTATAGATGTGATGCTAACAGTGCATTCGTCTGTGAAACTGATAATATTGTCTACTGCCCTCAACGCAGAACGTGA
- a CDS encoding hypothetical protein (NECATOR_CHRIII.G9288.T1), protein MTEIWQRYSTSMQLAFLDFVAVFDSPHRGRILNELHIDGVPGKCFCILDDISQRTTATIRAPVVCQRCRSTTPFDVVIEPMGYRSPCSTRFEEFGRLNQENPPGQKRKF, encoded by the exons ATGaccgaaatctggcagcgatATTCGACGTCGATGCAATTagcctttctggactttgtAGCTgttttcgactctcctcatcgaggccgtaTTCTCAACGAGCTTCACatcgatggagtaccaggaaagtgcTTTTGCATACTTGATGATATCAGTCAAAGAACAACTGCTACAATTCGAGCACCAGTCGTTTGTCAACGGTGTCGCAGCACGACACCGTTTGACGTGGTAATTGAA CCTATGGGCTACAGATCACCTTGTTCAACGCGTTTTGAAGAGTTTGGTAGGCTCAATCAGGAAAATCCACCTGGCCAAAAACGGAAATTCTAG
- a CDS encoding hypothetical protein (NECATOR_CHRIII.G9287.T1), which translates to MSTEGQFNATLRIKDSCDLFTDDNAVQHTFRKEAYVIGRGAEIDESCERDVVLDEPRLDGLSTATERDLLTSSSNLAVSISANMSKDSEEQRWSKATIYEKKKSFGSTKLAKSTFAGPELTTVPAYELLGWEYYHETNMCYKKFRVAGGGNQDVKESEKNCTGYGGNLASIHSAAQNNFLQQMLPITPCVIGLKFVENQCGVAHRYWSDSSVVNFENWEPGEPNNNMCEQFCTYLQSDGTWNNYRCDANSAFVCETDNIVYCPQRRT; encoded by the exons ATGAGTACAGAAGGCCAGTTCAACGCTACTCTTCGTATTAAGGATTCTTGCGACCTCTTCACGGATGACAACGCTGTTCAACACACATTCAGAAAAGAAGCGTACGTTATTGGAAGAGGCGCAGAGATTGATGAGAGCTGTGAACGTGATGTAGTCCTTGACGAACCAAG GTTGGACGGACTTTCTACAGCCACCGAACGTGATTTGCTAACATCTTCGTCGAATTTGGCAG TTTCCATTTCCGCAAACATGAGCAAAGATTCCGAAGAACAGCGGTGGTCTAAAGCGACTatctacgagaaaaaaaaatcatttggcTCCACGAAACTTGCCA AGTCAACATTCGCAGGCCCGGAATTGACGACAGTTCCTGCATATGAGCTTCTCGGTTGGGAGTACTACCACGAAACGAATATGTGCTATAAG AAGTTCCGGGTGGCCGGTGGCGGTAATCAAGATGTAAAGgaatcagagaaaaattgcACTGGTTACGGAGGGAATTTAGCGTCAATTCATTCTGCGgcacaaaacaattttttacagC AGATGCTCCCCATCACCCCCTGTGTGATCGGattgaaatttgttgaaaatcaATGTGGCGTTGCTCATCGTTATTGGTCAGATTCTTCCGTTGTCAATTTCGAAAATTGGGAACCAGGAGAACCAAACAATAATATGTGTGAGCAGTTCTGTACATAT ctgcaaAGTGATGGAACGTGGAACAATTATAGATGTGATGCTAACAGTGCATTCGTCTGTGAAACTGATAATATTGTCTACTGCCCTCAACGCAGAACGTGA
- a CDS encoding hypothetical protein (NECATOR_CHRIII.G9289.T1), with protein MIPSFTEVPEVSIAGEPIPPESVDSAPTTPEATLMPPTQLVAPVAQVTTEKLVVHQPDPASAELVAPTSLEEQESVLKPAPIVASASVPVPAVDVAPVPARIAARTPIAPPATDVSPPAYLEPVSVLGTKLPVPPAPVAELVAEPVMAPVAMVAPQPTHHVMLSEAMVRHIYL; from the coding sequence ATGATTCCCTCTTTTACAGAAGTACCGGAAGTTTCAATAGCTGGTGAACCAATACCACCGGAATCGGTTGATTCTGCTCCTACTACTCCAGAGGCAACGCTGATGCCTCCAACACAATTGGTGGCACCAGTGGCACAGGTGACGACGGAAAAATTGGTTGTACATCAGCCAGATCCGGCTTCAGCAGAACTCGTAGCGCCAACGTCACTAGAAGAGCAAGAATCTGTCCTGAAACCTGCTCCAATCGTGGCATCGGCATCCGTTCCCGTACCAGCTGTTGATGTCGCACCAGTGCCAGCTCGAATTGCTGCACGAACGCCAATCGCACCTCCGGCAACAGATGTGTCACCACCGGCTTATCTGGAACCAGTATCAGTCCTGGGAACGAAATTGCCTGTACCACCAGCTCCAGTTGCAGAACTTGTAGCGGAACCGGTTATGGCTCCGGTGGCGATGGTTGCACCTCAACCCACACATCACGTCATGCTTTCAGAAGCAATGGTGAGACATATTTACTTATAA